A stretch of the Planktothrix serta PCC 8927 genome encodes the following:
- a CDS encoding siphovirus Gp157 family protein, with the protein MYLAKNLLARYSIQSVELWTQLEMAETPEQEEAIVKAIWDNQTDQETTVDSHAELADQLDAEICAIKARLKHLVTLHNQAIERLERWRSNLDKTLLYIHQMGVVSTNIVGRSRHIQLKENPPSCEILIDPSDLPSEYRTEKLVVAPNKRKIIEDWKQGIPVDGTRIERKLRVEYALVPSNLTGTIEVISNRSTSSTTRNSDSMSIPKTKRKGKTFSKKNTEKSNQGIKA; encoded by the coding sequence ATGTACTTAGCTAAAAATTTGTTAGCCCGATATTCAATCCAATCGGTTGAACTCTGGACTCAATTGGAAATGGCTGAAACTCCTGAACAAGAGGAGGCGATTGTTAAAGCAATTTGGGACAATCAAACAGACCAAGAAACGACTGTTGATAGTCACGCTGAATTAGCCGATCAATTAGATGCTGAAATTTGTGCAATTAAAGCTCGTTTAAAACATTTAGTTACACTGCATAATCAGGCAATTGAACGACTAGAACGGTGGCGTAGTAACCTTGATAAAACTTTACTCTATATTCACCAAATGGGGGTTGTTTCTACCAATATTGTTGGCCGATCGCGTCACATCCAACTAAAAGAAAATCCCCCAAGTTGTGAAATCTTAATCGATCCTTCTGACTTACCTAGCGAGTATCGTACAGAAAAGCTTGTTGTTGCGCCCAACAAACGTAAAATCATTGAAGACTGGAAACAAGGCATTCCTGTTGATGGCACTCGTATTGAACGGAAACTTAGAGTAGAATACGCCCTAGTCCCGTCTAATCTAACGGGTACAATTGAAGTTATTTCTAATCGTAGCACTTCCTCAACTACCCGGAATTCTGATTCAATGTCAATACCCAAAACCAAGCGGAAAGGAAAGACATTTTCTAAAAAAAATACTGAGAAGTCTAATCAAGGAATAAAAGCATAA
- a CDS encoding ATP-dependent DNA helicase RecG: MNLHLPVHHLSGLSKINRRLLKKLGINTIFDLLFYFPRDYIKYQRVKISELKIGDSVTVVGKIKKHEIISPPKNPRLTIQTLIVRDKTGNIACKRFFNHPYYQSQQWRNEQNSIYIHQSIIAVSGVVKPDHYYGKVLTSPEIRLIDLDEAREP, encoded by the coding sequence ATGAATCTACATTTACCTGTTCATCATTTATCAGGATTAAGCAAAATTAATAGGCGCCTGCTCAAAAAACTGGGTATTAACACTATTTTTGACTTGTTGTTTTACTTTCCCCGTGATTATATCAAGTACCAACGAGTCAAAATATCAGAGTTAAAAATAGGTGATTCCGTTACCGTCGTTGGTAAAATAAAGAAACACGAAATTATCAGTCCGCCCAAAAATCCTCGCTTAACCATTCAGACCCTTATCGTTAGGGATAAAACGGGTAACATTGCCTGTAAACGTTTTTTTAACCATCCCTATTATCAATCTCAGCAGTGGAGAAACGAGCAAAACTCAATCTATATTCATCAAAGCATTATTGCTGTATCAGGAGTTGTTAAACCCGATCATTATTACGGTAAAGTTTTAACTTCTCCTGAAATCCGATTAATTGACCTTGATGAAGCCAGAGAACCGTAA
- a CDS encoding Uma2 family endonuclease, whose translation MTYTLGTLLTFETFLTQYGDNPRYELADGELVEMEPTGPHETASGKLATQIGIAITTEKLPWFIPRTCLIRPFTDVATARRPDIVVLDETALSSEPLWEREPVITLGRSIKLVVEVVSTNWETDYARKVEEYALLGIPEYWIVDYRGLGGVAFIGKPKQPTVTVCQLIDEDYTQQQFRLGEPIISPLFTSLQLRLDDVLPRFN comes from the coding sequence ATGACTTATACCCTAGGAACACTTTTAACGTTTGAAACATTTCTAACTCAATATGGTGATAATCCCCGCTATGAACTTGCTGACGGAGAATTAGTTGAAATGGAACCAACCGGCCCCCACGAGACTGCCAGTGGTAAACTTGCCACTCAAATCGGTATTGCCATTACAACAGAAAAACTCCCTTGGTTTATTCCCCGAACTTGTTTAATTCGTCCTTTTACTGATGTCGCAACCGCCCGTCGTCCTGATATTGTGGTTTTAGATGAAACAGCACTTTCTAGTGAACCCTTATGGGAAAGAGAACCTGTTATTACGCTAGGGCGCTCTATTAAATTAGTTGTGGAAGTTGTGAGTACAAACTGGGAAACAGATTATGCCCGAAAAGTTGAAGAATATGCTCTTTTGGGAATTCCTGAATATTGGATTGTAGATTATCGGGGTTTAGGGGGTGTCGCTTTTATTGGTAAACCCAAACAACCAACTGTTACGGTTTGTCAACTGATTGACGAAGATTACACCCAGCAACAATTTCGTCTCGGTGAACCGATTATTTCTCCTCTGTTCACAAGTTTGCAACTTCGCCTAGATGATGTTCTTCCTCGTTTTAATTAA
- a CDS encoding ATP-binding protein, whose amino-acid sequence MFPLWIFQIHQLPDLRSQKYISLYGQGIRQKVLSSQKDFLLLLSEIGRVYKLTFSIRYLYTPNSSFDKRLGIYLVVSQSSEVEQNEQLKTDITKIFSQGFLSNFYQVAEILKPEQATPIKNLTWVTHIAEAIKYEEILINEPNYYEEKSENSKIKQLIKGCYVPLQWETEDSNDMLVVCQSIASFNRRLMLEITLQPDHTSLQEKSGWINAISQLLKLLKDSSIFNSSSSSDTNKNMQIVSRIYEKYQSSYLTESLYQYSFKVLGEDELAIRCVLGTLLLSGTKKSRYRTVVLNCEHPAFEDSLTATQMGQLSTSVQWEEWDKLRESEFGHRDVARSRDRVLMKDLEPLHRYTTFNEISGLFRIVVPSEAPVSGIGQENDITSVDPQKQWIDFGGYEITRPENKIPIELEQLNKHAFICGVPGSGKTTTAFNLLTQLWFHNIPFLVFEPAKTEYRSLLNINPNHFNYEILTSEQRKHCQSFSQEEKDSLKILTQELRVYTLGNDLISPFQFNPFEVSAGVPFFEHIANLEASFRGALPLFGPLPALLSESLEEIYYDKEWTGIEEGTPTNRAIPTMRDLYNKITALFETKDYVGEVKSNLKAALEVRIGSLLRRGVGAMLNTQRSSPTIAELLKYPTILELDYLNQDQANLMTFFLLTKIREYIKRNPNRTSGPGLPEHIILLEEAHNLVGRNLGINSPEEANTKQEAANYITRMLAEMRALREGIIIADQLPTGVAAEVVKNTNIKIAHRLVSLDDRKDIGQAMLLEQSQIEEIARLTPGESFIYMEGWYRPNVVKIPYENSAKVRLGIEESVTSSNIIRHIKQQNWYRKGMETLLNTAISEHKYFCEDYRKTVIELVDKQLQKVIQKSPHLEILFVELTREIFDRLVGELQLTLNQDPQEIRSALRGIDPRNPRSFKKLRYVSHLSLRELLELRSHLLAQLTTFDHQYQEVTTAYNRILGDKQNKQWQQVSRLLGAIEQRVATLAEFLGQPEQAAVVKENFGIIQVEWRKLTETNYASVGDNLEKLAKERKDWEVKLKEFFNQAIEQAKINKVNQDMQQGGQ is encoded by the coding sequence ATGTTTCCCTTATGGATCTTTCAAATCCACCAACTTCCTGATCTCAGATCACAGAAGTATATTTCCTTATATGGGCAAGGTATCAGGCAGAAAGTCCTGAGCAGTCAAAAAGACTTTTTGCTTCTGCTGAGTGAGATCGGTCGTGTTTACAAACTTACATTTTCTATTCGCTATTTATATACACCTAATTCTAGCTTTGACAAACGCTTAGGTATTTATCTGGTAGTTAGTCAATCATCTGAAGTTGAACAAAATGAACAATTGAAGACAGACATAACGAAAATTTTCAGCCAAGGATTTCTCAGTAATTTTTATCAAGTAGCAGAAATTTTAAAGCCAGAGCAAGCTACTCCCATTAAAAATCTTACCTGGGTAACTCATATAGCTGAAGCTATTAAGTATGAAGAAATTCTTATCAATGAGCCAAATTACTATGAAGAAAAAAGTGAAAATTCAAAAATAAAGCAGTTAATCAAGGGATGCTATGTTCCTTTACAGTGGGAAACAGAAGATAGTAATGATATGTTAGTAGTATGTCAGTCCATTGCCAGTTTTAATCGGCGCTTGATGCTAGAAATTACTCTACAACCGGATCACACATCACTACAAGAAAAATCAGGTTGGATTAACGCAATCAGTCAATTGTTGAAACTACTAAAAGATTCCAGTATTTTTAACTCAAGTAGTTCGAGTGATACTAATAAAAATATGCAGATTGTTTCTCGTATTTACGAAAAATATCAATCTTCTTACTTAACAGAAAGCCTCTATCAGTATAGTTTTAAAGTGCTAGGAGAAGATGAGCTTGCCATTCGCTGTGTATTGGGAACTTTGCTCCTAAGTGGCACTAAAAAAAGTCGCTACCGAACTGTAGTATTAAACTGTGAGCATCCCGCATTTGAAGATAGTCTCACCGCTACACAAATGGGTCAACTGTCAACATCAGTTCAGTGGGAAGAATGGGATAAATTGAGAGAATCAGAGTTTGGTCATCGAGATGTAGCAAGGAGCAGAGACCGGGTGTTGATGAAAGATTTAGAACCTCTCCACCGTTATACTACTTTTAACGAAATTAGTGGGTTGTTCCGCATTGTAGTTCCTAGTGAGGCTCCTGTCTCTGGAATTGGTCAAGAAAACGATATTACTAGCGTAGATCCGCAAAAGCAATGGATTGATTTTGGTGGCTATGAGATTACTCGACCAGAAAATAAAATTCCAATTGAACTAGAGCAATTAAATAAACACGCTTTTATTTGCGGTGTTCCTGGCAGTGGCAAAACAACAACTGCCTTTAATTTACTCACACAATTATGGTTTCATAATATTCCATTTTTAGTATTTGAACCTGCAAAAACTGAGTATCGCTCCCTTTTAAATATAAATCCGAATCATTTTAATTATGAAATTCTGACTTCCGAACAGCGAAAGCACTGTCAATCATTTTCTCAGGAAGAAAAGGATAGTTTAAAAATATTGACCCAAGAATTGCGAGTTTATACCTTGGGAAATGATCTGATTTCTCCTTTCCAATTTAATCCTTTTGAAGTTTCGGCTGGTGTACCTTTCTTTGAGCATATTGCCAACTTAGAAGCAAGTTTTCGAGGAGCTTTGCCACTTTTTGGCCCTTTGCCAGCTTTACTTTCGGAGTCTTTGGAAGAAATTTATTATGACAAGGAATGGACTGGTATTGAAGAGGGAACACCTACTAATAGAGCGATTCCAACAATGCGGGATTTATATAATAAAATTACAGCTTTATTTGAAACTAAAGACTATGTGGGTGAGGTAAAATCTAATCTCAAAGCAGCTTTAGAGGTTAGGATTGGTAGTTTGCTGCGCCGGGGTGTTGGTGCTATGTTAAACACCCAGCGTAGCAGTCCTACAATTGCTGAATTGTTGAAATATCCAACAATTTTAGAATTGGATTATCTCAATCAAGATCAAGCTAATTTGATGACTTTCTTTTTGTTGACTAAGATTCGAGAATATATCAAGCGCAATCCAAACCGGACTTCCGGGCCCGGCTTGCCAGAGCATATTATTTTGTTAGAAGAAGCTCATAATCTTGTCGGACGTAATTTAGGAATAAATTCTCCTGAAGAAGCTAATACAAAGCAGGAAGCAGCAAATTACATCACTCGAATGCTGGCAGAAATGAGAGCACTACGAGAAGGAATTATTATTGCCGATCAACTTCCAACAGGTGTAGCTGCTGAGGTAGTGAAGAATACAAACATCAAAATTGCTCATAGATTAGTCTCGTTAGATGACCGTAAAGATATTGGTCAAGCGATGCTATTAGAACAATCTCAAATTGAAGAAATCGCCCGTCTTACTCCGGGTGAATCTTTTATATATATGGAGGGCTGGTATCGCCCCAATGTCGTAAAAATTCCCTATGAAAATAGTGCAAAAGTGCGGTTAGGGATCGAAGAATCCGTCACCAGTAGCAACATTATTAGACACATTAAGCAACAAAATTGGTATCGTAAAGGAATGGAAACTTTACTCAATACAGCTATCAGCGAACATAAATATTTCTGCGAAGATTATCGAAAAACGGTGATTGAGTTAGTGGACAAGCAACTGCAAAAAGTTATTCAAAAGTCCCCTCATTTAGAGATATTATTTGTAGAGTTGACACGAGAAATATTTGACCGTCTAGTTGGAGAATTACAGTTAACTCTCAATCAAGACCCACAAGAAATCCGGTCTGCACTTCGCGGAATCGATCCTCGCAATCCCCGCAGTTTTAAGAAGTTGCGGTATGTTAGCCATCTCAGCTTGAGAGAGTTGTTGGAATTGAGATCGCACCTTCTCGCCCAACTGACCACCTTTGACCATCAGTACCAGGAAGTGACGACTGCCTACAATCGCATTCTGGGTGACAAGCAAAACAAACAATGGCAGCAGGTAAGTCGTCTGCTAGGAGCCATCGAGCAGCGGGTAGCTACTTTAGCGGAATTTTTGGGACAACCAGAGCAAGCAGCCGTTGTGAAAGAAAACTTTGGTATAATTCAGGTAGAGTGGCGAAAGCTAACTGAAACAAACTATGCCTCAGTGGGGGATAACTTGGAAAAATTAGCAAAAGAGCGAAAAGATTGGGAGGTAAAACTCAAAGAGTTTTTTAATCAAGCGATTGAGCAAGCAAAGATTAATAAAGTAAATCAAGATATGCAACAAGGAGGACAATAG